The Rouxiella sp. WC2420 region ACATTTAACCTCTCTGCAACGCTAACTGGCTGCATGGTATACTGTTTTCATTATTTGCAGGCGAAGGAGGCTAAACATGCGGCTTTATCAGGAAATCGGCAATCAATTGCGCCAGGCGATTGTTTCCGGCCAGCATCAACCCGGCGATCGCCTGCCTCCAGAACGTGATATCGCAGAACGTTTTTCTGTTAGCCGCAGCGTAGTGCGAGAAGCACTGATCATGCTAGAGCTGGAGAAAGTGGTAGAGGTGCGTAAAGGTTCTGGTGTTTATGTTTTGGAACAAAATAGTGCCATCTTGGCCCCCTATGGCGACAGTGGTTACGGCCCCTTTGAGCTGCTTCAGGCACGACAGTTGCTAGAAAGTGAGGTTGCCGCCTTTGCCGCCGTCCAGGCCACTAAAGCCGATATCCTGAAGATGCGCGATGCTATCGAGCTGGAAAAGAGTTTTGTCGCGCAGGGTATTATCGATGAAAGTGCCGATGAGCTGTTCCACACTTTATTGGCGCAGGCGTCGCAAAATAGTGTACTGGCGAATATGGTTTATGAACTTTGGCAGGTACGAAAAAATAGCCGGATGTGGCAGGGTTTGCATCAGCACATTGGCGGTGAGAATTACAGCCAGCTGTGGCTTAATGATCATCAGCAAATCTTGCAGGCAGTGCTGCGCCGCGAGCCGAAGGCCGCCAAGCAGGCCATGTGGCAACATC contains the following coding sequences:
- a CDS encoding GntR family transcriptional regulator, whose product is MRLYQEIGNQLRQAIVSGQHQPGDRLPPERDIAERFSVSRSVVREALIMLELEKVVEVRKGSGVYVLEQNSAILAPYGDSGYGPFELLQARQLLESEVAAFAAVQATKADILKMRDAIELEKSFVAQGIIDESADELFHTLLAQASQNSVLANMVYELWQVRKNSRMWQGLHQHIGGENYSQLWLNDHQQILQAVLRREPKAAKQAMWQHLENVKSKLLEISDAEDPAFDGYLFRSIPASLND